Proteins from one Dermacentor variabilis isolate Ectoservices chromosome 1, ASM5094787v1, whole genome shotgun sequence genomic window:
- the LOC142578826 gene encoding F-box/LRR-repeat protein 12-like gives MGNVFVSSGDSLKEIALTHFSTLRFSKRRFTTTIDHLPDYVLLNIFNYLDFLELCVIGLVCRKWYALSRDRTLHRRVDLSHVQLTPKQLKLLLQMRAMPPAVEELRVFGDHHCLWACSVSPRALRRIQSRCPRLRRLRIHNFSFRSSSRDKCVRLADFPDTLEHLSLRGSIVGRSSFFKASRQGQNLSRLQVLDLGRCFFVADAEAKPWPWLPSLTQLYLEGCPFLDSTGYFQDMLRKLSKLTLLDVEGTYIAENALEIVASHCSLLEHLYVGCTATKDSSLASMGNFGGMTKLQSICLVQTQVTDVGLLHLARVAPELKVVMLEMDQGMSNQGIAELCDRLPSVAIRIGECIGLVSAVFRHEGCGHYELHYVDSTT, from the exons ATGGGAAACGTGTTTGTCAGCAGCGGTGATTCCCTCAAAGAGATTGCACTGACCCATTTCAGCACTCTGCGTTTTTCCAAGAGAAGGTTCACAACGACAATCGATCATCTTCCGGATTATGTTCTCCTCAACATCTTCAACTATCTTGATTTTCTGGAGCTATGTGTTATCGGCCT GGTCTGCCGCAAGTGGTACGCGCTGTCGCGGGATCGCACCCTGCATCGACGTGTGGACCTGTCGCACGTGCAGCTGACCCCCAAGCAACTCAAGCTGCTGCTTCAGATGCGTGCCATGCCTCCTGCTGTTGAGGAGCTGCGTGTGTTCGGCGACCACCACTGCCTCTGGGCATGTAGCGTGTCGCCGCGCGCCCTGAGGCGCATTCAAAGTCGCTGCCCACGCCTCCGCCGCTTGCGCATCCACAATTTCAGTTTCCGTTCTTCGTCACGCGACAAATGCGTGCGCCTGGCCGACTTTCCTGATACTCTGGAGCACCTGTCTCTGCGCGGATCTATTGTTGGCAGGTCATCGTTCTTCAAGGCGAGTCGGCAGGGCCAGAACCTGTCGCGGCTACAGGTGCTCGATTTGGGTCGCTGTTTTTTTGTGGCTGATGCAGAAGCCAAGCCTTGGCCCTGGCTTCCTAGTCTTACACAGCTGTACCTTGAAGGCTGCCCTTTCCTGGATAGCACTGGATATTTTCAGGACATGCTGCGTAAACTGTCTAAGCTAACACTACTTGATGTGGAGGGGACATATATTGCTGAGAATGCTTTGGAAATAGTAGCATCTCACTGCTCTCTGTTGGAGCACCTCTACGTGGGGTGTACAGCAACGAAGGATAGTTCACTAGCCTCCATGGGCAACTTTGGTGGGATGACCAAGTTGCAGTCAATCTGTTTGGTGCAGACCCAGGTTACAGATGTGGGTTTGCTGCACCTGGCACGAGTAGCACCTGAGCTAAAAGTTGTAATGCTCGAGATGGACCAGGGAATGTCAAACCAGGGCATAGCTGAACTTTGTGACAGGCTGCCTAGCGTAGCTATCCGGATTGGCGAATGCATCGGCCTTGTGTCAGCTGTTTTTCGGCATGAAGGTTGTGGCCATTATGAGCTGCATTATGTTGACAGCACTACATGA